The genomic stretch CCCACGCGGCGTTCACCGGCGGCCGGTGCGGACAGTGACGAATCGCCGCCCGGAGAGAACCGGCCAAAAGCGACGTTGGGACGCCGCGTGCCAGTTCCTCACCGGCCGCGTGAAGGCCGGATCGCGCCTGCTCCGTGAAGGGAAAGCCCGGCAGAGAGAAGCCAGAAGGCGATGAACCGAAGCTCAGCGAGCCACGCCGGGCCCACCTTCTCCCCCCACGCTTGCGGGGTTAGCTGCCGGGCTCGGATCGAAGGAGTCTGACCCGTCCGGCCGGCGCTCGGGGAGGTGCGTCCCCGATGCGGCGGGCTTGAGGCCACGCGTCGGCCGGATTCGCCCCGAATCCGATTGGGTCCCCCGCTCCTCTGGGGCCTTTGCCCCCGGAGGATTCAGCGATCAAGTGGGCCGGTCGGCCATGAAAGGCCAACCGCTGGCGCTATTTGGTTGTCGGTGTTAGCTCGCGCAAAGCATAGCACACGCGCCGGCGGGGCGTCAAACGAGACCGCGGAGCGGTTTATCCCTTGCGGCCACGACGAGGCTTCTTCTCCAGACCATGGCGGACCAGGAGGCTTCTCCCCGCCGGGTCTCAGTTGGTCGCCTCTGCCCGGCGCTCCTCCCCCTCCCCCGTCCCGAGAGATCTCGCGGGATATTCGATGACCGTCGAAATCCGGGGGTTCCACGATCGTCGAAGGAGAACAACCCGGAACGAGAAGGGATCGGGGCTCTGCAAAGTCGAACATCCTCCGGTCTATCCTATCTACCCGACCGCTCTCGCGGCGCAACCGGACGAGAACGGCACGGGCGGCAAGACGCCCGGCGGTCGTTTCGACGGGCGGCGAGAGGGTAATCCCCCAGCGCCAAAGAATCCGCTTCCGAGGCACCACTCGGTGACTTCCTTGGTGCGGGGAGCCGCACTTCTGATAGGAGGCCGCAATGGACACCCGGTTTCCTTATCCGTCCGCACGCATGCCCGTGCTGGCCCGGCGGGGCATGGTGGCGACCAGCCACCCGCTGGCGGCCCAGGCCGGGCTCCGGATGCTCCTGGCCGGCGGCAACGCCGTCGACGCCGCCGTCGCTGCCGCCGCATGCCTGACGGTGGTCGAACCCACTTCCTGCGGCCTGGGTGGCGATGCGTTCGCCATCGTTTGGGACGGCGGCGCCCTCCACGGGCTCAACGCCTCCGGGCCGGCCCCCGCCGCCCTTGATGCCGAGACCCTGCGGCGGCGGGGCTTGAAGCAGGTCCCGACCGAGGGCTGGGAGTCCGTCACCGTCCCGGGCGTGGTGGCAGGGTGGGTCCGGCTCCTGCGGCGCTTCGGGAGCATGCCCCTCATCGACGTCTTGCAGCCCGCCATCGAGTACGCGGAGCAGGGCCACCCCGTTCCGCCGCACACCGCCGCGGTCTGGCAGGGCGCGGCGGCCCGGTTCGGACACCGGGACGACTTCCGCGACGCCTTTCTCCTCGGCGGCCGGGCGCCTCGGGCCGGCGAGGTGTTTCGCCAGCCCGATCAGGCCCGCACCCTGCGGCTCATCGGTGAGTCCTGGGGCGAGGCCATGTATCGGGGCGAACTGGCCGAAGCCATCGCCCGGTACGCCGCCCGCACCGGCGGGTACCTCACCCTGGACGACCTGAAGCGCTACGAGCCCGAGTGGGTCCAACCGCTGTCCGTCCCGTACCGGGACGTCGAGGTCTGGGAACTGCCGCCCAACGGGCAGGGCGCGGCCGCCCTCCTGGCACTCGGCATCGTCCGTCACTTCCGCCTCGGGGAAGGGTCGCCCCATGAGGGGGCCCGCCGGCACCTGGACGTGGCCCACGTCCACGTCCTCGCCGAGGCGCTGCGCCTGGCCCTTCACGACGCATATCAGCACATCGCCGATCCCCGGGCAGCCTCGGTCCCCGTGGAGCGCTTCACCGACCCTGAGCACGCCGCCCGCCTGGCAGCGGAAATCCGGCTCGACGGCACCATCGCCGAACCCATCCCCGACCGCAGCGCCGCGGGCGGCACCGTCTACCTATGTGCGGCCGACGGGGACGGGCGCATGGTCTCTTTCATCCAGTCGAACTTCTACGGGTTCGGTTCCGGCGTCGTCGTGCCCGGCACCGGTATCGCCATGCAGAATCGCGGCGCCGGTTTCAACCTCATCCCGGGCCACCCCAACGAACTCGCCCCGGGCAAGCGCCCGTTCCACACCATCATCCCGGGCTTCCTGACCCGGCAGGGGCGGGCGCTGGCGGCGTTCGGCGTGATGGGCGGCGACATGCAGGCGCAGGGGCACGTCCAGGTGGTCTCGGCGCTCGTCGACTTCGGCCTCAACCCCCAGGCGGCTCTGGACGCACCCCGCTTCCGGGTGCTGCCCGGCGGCCGGCTGGCGGTGGAGCAGGGCTTCTC from Bacillota bacterium encodes the following:
- a CDS encoding gamma-glutamyltransferase family protein; amino-acid sequence: MDTRFPYPSARMPVLARRGMVATSHPLAAQAGLRMLLAGGNAVDAAVAAAACLTVVEPTSCGLGGDAFAIVWDGGALHGLNASGPAPAALDAETLRRRGLKQVPTEGWESVTVPGVVAGWVRLLRRFGSMPLIDVLQPAIEYAEQGHPVPPHTAAVWQGAAARFGHRDDFRDAFLLGGRAPRAGEVFRQPDQARTLRLIGESWGEAMYRGELAEAIARYAARTGGYLTLDDLKRYEPEWVQPLSVPYRDVEVWELPPNGQGAAALLALGIVRHFRLGEGSPHEGARRHLDVAHVHVLAEALRLALHDAYQHIADPRAASVPVERFTDPEHAARLAAEIRLDGTIAEPIPDRSAAGGTVYLCAADGDGRMVSFIQSNFYGFGSGVVVPGTGIAMQNRGAGFNLIPGHPNELAPGKRPFHTIIPGFLTRQGRALAAFGVMGGDMQAQGHVQVVSALVDFGLNPQAALDAPRFRVLPGGRLAVEQGFSPDTIAALEGLGHPVSANQAPLMFGGGQIIWRDPDTGVYIAGSDPRKDGQAVGY